A single window of Usitatibacter rugosus DNA harbors:
- a CDS encoding Bax inhibitor-1 family protein, translating into MESRIPTPLNTGSTLALGQNRVLRNTYALLALSMVPTVLGAWIGVATGFNLFKLGHPAIGFIVFLAAAFGFIYAIEKTKNSAAGVPVLLAFTFFMGLMLSAMLTHIMSFRNGASLIALAFGGTATIFIGMAAWASTIKRDLSGMGKALMIGVIMLIVAGFANIFLQLPGLMIAISVIAIGIFSAFLLYDLNRIMMGGETNYITATLAVYLDLFNIFQNLLALLGIFGGDRD; encoded by the coding sequence ATGGAATCCCGTATTCCGACCCCGCTCAACACCGGCTCCACGCTGGCGCTTGGCCAGAACCGGGTCCTGCGCAACACGTACGCCCTGCTCGCCCTGTCGATGGTGCCGACGGTTCTCGGCGCCTGGATCGGCGTGGCCACCGGCTTCAACCTCTTCAAGCTCGGCCACCCCGCCATCGGCTTCATCGTGTTCCTGGCGGCCGCGTTCGGCTTCATCTACGCCATCGAGAAGACGAAGAACAGCGCCGCGGGCGTTCCCGTGCTGCTGGCCTTCACGTTCTTCATGGGCCTGATGCTCTCGGCCATGCTCACGCACATCATGTCGTTCCGCAACGGCGCCTCGCTGATCGCGCTCGCGTTCGGCGGCACCGCGACCATCTTCATCGGCATGGCGGCCTGGGCCTCGACCATCAAGCGCGACCTCTCCGGCATGGGCAAGGCGCTGATGATCGGCGTGATCATGCTGATCGTCGCCGGCTTCGCGAACATCTTCCTGCAGTTGCCGGGGCTGATGATCGCCATCTCGGTGATCGCGATCGGGATCTTCTCCGCCTTCCTGCTCTATGACCTGAACCGCATCATGATGGGCGGCGAGACCAACTACATCACGGCCACGCTCGCCGTGTACCTCGACCTCTTCAACATCTTCCAGAACCTGCTGGCGCTGCTGGGCATCTTCGGCGGCGACCGCGACTAG
- a CDS encoding ankyrin repeat domain-containing protein yields MADEIDAKVLTLVVETAVFMDVCGDQFPVSKADLDKAFAGWVVLRLPIPGLADVLRRDSAERRAMEAAIGPYFKRIPGHEKEIECSGRYKMLVQSRPTLEGDAAEVPKDVLDRYGPPGRTAVAVVAKERTVPIPPQRPPYFISLDTAYGQKADLRVVMGNHAFRGPNSSYGPTTEVLPREMTVTWRYADGEEKTRTLDLSRGVPAAFDQVRIKLNGGDPLVLFEVKDRGRESRIPYGETPEQATKRQFSEALWLAANFGRLEEVKDLLEKGADIDYALDDINPSVLRVAFNARKLEVVDCLLSRGAKMRKPDWREPLLAERAVAAGQAKPAP; encoded by the coding sequence ATGGCGGACGAGATCGATGCCAAGGTCCTGACCCTCGTCGTCGAAACGGCCGTGTTCATGGACGTATGCGGCGACCAATTTCCCGTATCGAAGGCAGATCTCGACAAGGCGTTCGCGGGATGGGTCGTTCTCAGGCTCCCCATCCCCGGGCTGGCGGACGTGCTGAGACGGGACAGCGCGGAACGCCGCGCCATGGAGGCCGCGATCGGGCCCTACTTCAAGCGCATCCCCGGCCATGAGAAGGAAATCGAATGCTCGGGGCGCTACAAGATGCTCGTGCAATCCCGTCCCACGCTTGAGGGAGACGCGGCCGAAGTGCCCAAGGACGTTCTCGATCGATACGGTCCGCCGGGGCGAACGGCGGTGGCGGTGGTGGCCAAGGAACGCACCGTGCCGATTCCTCCGCAGCGTCCGCCGTATTTCATTTCGCTCGACACGGCCTATGGCCAGAAGGCAGATCTCCGTGTCGTGATGGGCAATCACGCCTTTCGCGGTCCGAACTCGAGCTACGGGCCGACCACGGAGGTGCTTCCCAGGGAGATGACCGTCACGTGGAGGTACGCCGACGGCGAGGAGAAAACGAGGACCCTCGACCTCTCCCGCGGCGTACCCGCGGCCTTCGACCAAGTTCGCATCAAGCTGAACGGGGGCGATCCCCTGGTCCTCTTTGAAGTGAAGGATCGCGGCCGGGAATCGCGCATTCCCTATGGGGAGACGCCCGAGCAGGCCACGAAGCGGCAGTTCAGCGAGGCTCTCTGGCTGGCGGCCAACTTTGGCCGGCTGGAGGAAGTGAAGGACCTCTTGGAAAAGGGCGCCGACATCGACTACGCGCTCGACGACATCAACCCTTCGGTCCTGCGGGTCGCGTTCAATGCGCGGAAGCTCGAAGTGGTGGACTGCCTGCTCTCGCGGGGCGCGAAGATGCGCAAACCCGATTGGCGGGAGCCGTTGCTCGCGGAACGCGCGGTAGCGGCCGGCCAAGCCAAGCCCGCGCCCTAG
- a CDS encoding tetratricopeptide repeat protein → MSGDLPVPSPAKYAWTFVAVMAVIPCLPALAQVQYADAATINEAAGMMKTRMVDAITVRNVCSTRFPARTREIDGKLDAWKLKEKAIIEKADLYLKEYEGRPEYNAMIYRASSALESQLKVLSDPMLAYRCSLLFDDLLSGVWRTRTPKMYRLLEQAEDPTQPESKAARFNEGKTAFEKGDFETALARFRPLAEGGYAPAENGLGLMYQLGSGVAKDEAEALKWYRRAAAQDDPQAEFNLGLAYEKGHGVAKDEGEAVAWYRKAAQRGHGEAQNSLAVMYTSGRGVAQDGGEGLKWYRLAAEQGNPRAQYNLGGRYAAANDHVEALKWYRKAAAQDYADAFNNLGAMYVAGKGVAQDSAEARRLFLAGAALGSPGAQFNLANMYADGSYGSPKDMTQAIKWWQKAAAQGFRPAQEELRQLKLGWDGASAPAQ, encoded by the coding sequence TTGAGCGGAGATCTTCCAGTGCCGTCCCCAGCGAAGTACGCCTGGACATTCGTCGCGGTGATGGCAGTCATTCCCTGTCTGCCGGCGCTGGCTCAGGTCCAGTACGCGGATGCGGCCACCATTAACGAGGCCGCTGGGATGATGAAGACCAGGATGGTGGACGCAATCACCGTGCGCAACGTTTGCAGTACCCGGTTTCCGGCAAGAACCCGCGAGATCGATGGAAAGCTCGACGCCTGGAAGCTGAAGGAGAAGGCCATCATCGAGAAGGCCGATCTCTACCTGAAGGAATACGAAGGGCGCCCGGAGTACAACGCGATGATCTACCGAGCGTCCTCCGCGCTCGAGAGCCAACTGAAGGTTCTCAGCGATCCGATGTTGGCGTATCGGTGCTCGCTGTTATTCGACGATCTGCTCTCCGGAGTCTGGCGCACACGCACTCCGAAGATGTATCGGCTTCTCGAGCAAGCGGAGGATCCGACTCAACCCGAGAGCAAAGCCGCGCGATTCAACGAAGGGAAGACGGCATTCGAGAAGGGTGACTTCGAGACGGCCCTCGCGCGCTTCCGCCCGCTCGCCGAGGGAGGGTATGCGCCGGCCGAGAATGGCTTGGGACTGATGTATCAACTCGGATCCGGCGTCGCGAAAGATGAGGCGGAGGCGTTGAAGTGGTACCGCAGGGCCGCAGCGCAAGACGATCCCCAAGCCGAGTTCAATCTGGGACTCGCCTATGAAAAGGGCCACGGAGTCGCCAAGGACGAAGGTGAGGCTGTGGCGTGGTATCGAAAGGCCGCCCAACGGGGCCACGGGGAGGCCCAGAACAGCCTGGCCGTGATGTACACGTCCGGCCGCGGCGTCGCGCAGGACGGTGGCGAGGGTCTCAAGTGGTATCGCCTGGCGGCCGAGCAAGGCAATCCGAGGGCGCAATACAATCTCGGGGGTCGCTACGCTGCCGCGAATGATCATGTCGAGGCATTGAAGTGGTACCGCAAGGCAGCGGCGCAGGACTACGCCGACGCCTTCAACAACCTCGGCGCAATGTACGTCGCCGGGAAAGGTGTCGCGCAGGATTCCGCGGAAGCCCGGCGATTGTTCCTGGCGGGTGCAGCCCTGGGGTCACCGGGCGCCCAGTTCAATCTCGCGAACATGTACGCCGATGGAAGCTACGGCAGTCCCAAGGACATGACGCAGGCGATCAAGTGGT